From Eleftheria terrae, the proteins below share one genomic window:
- a CDS encoding sensor histidine kinase translates to MTKATRWAWILSLIAVSGGGLVLVFLLALSTNNRRLYEQHFEWLVWLNGAIAAVLALVIASAAVRLVVRMRRRKFGSRLLFKLAGIFALVGVIPGLAIYIVSYQFVSRSIESWFDVEVESALDAGLNLGRVTLDTLVNDLGSKTRAAADRLGADGRQAALALALERVRDQLSAEDATLLGPAGQPLASVGVQRAALAPERPPSALLRQARSQRMVSQLEGLDDDTGPPRIRVLAYVPSASFTLLTEDRYLMVTQLLPASLAANALAVQKAYREYQQRSLAREGLRKMYIGTLTLSLFLAVFGAVLLAVTLGNQLARPLLLLAEGVRQVAAGDLTPKQVFASRDELGGLTRSFADMTQQLSDARALAQHTLSQLEAAKTNLQTILDNLTAGVMVLDHEGRIASVNPGATRILRLPVGAYCGRPLSDVPSLADFAGEVARLFSLHVAGNDAGERDQWQQSFELQPPADALPERGPITLLVRGAWLPQQAQLLVFDDITEVVSAQRSIAWGEVARRLAHEIKNPLTPIQLSAERLQLKLESKLTGADQQMLTKSVTTIVNQVGAMKQLVNEFRDYARLPSAILKPLDLNGLVSEVISLYGHAVESGHLHAELGAGLPMILGDASQLRQVVHNLLQNALDAVADRPEGLVRIVTEATRGDDGGLKAVRLVLCDNGPGFSEKVLKRAFEPYVTTKTKGTGLGLAVVKKIADEHEARVRLKNLGGSESGAGEEAQVRGAQVSISFSMIAPPHPAPNDTGTSTVAEAGS, encoded by the coding sequence GTGACCAAAGCCACCCGCTGGGCCTGGATTCTTTCGCTCATCGCCGTGTCGGGCGGCGGCCTGGTGCTGGTCTTCCTGCTTGCGCTGTCGACCAACAACCGGCGGCTGTACGAGCAGCACTTCGAATGGCTGGTGTGGCTCAACGGCGCCATTGCCGCAGTGCTGGCGCTGGTGATCGCCAGCGCGGCGGTGCGCCTGGTGGTGCGCATGCGCCGGCGCAAGTTCGGCAGCCGGCTGTTGTTCAAGCTGGCCGGCATCTTTGCGCTGGTGGGCGTGATTCCGGGGCTGGCCATCTACATCGTGAGCTACCAGTTCGTCTCGCGCAGCATCGAGAGCTGGTTTGACGTGGAAGTGGAAAGCGCGCTCGACGCCGGCCTGAACCTGGGTCGCGTCACGCTCGACACCCTGGTCAACGACCTCGGCAGCAAGACCCGGGCGGCTGCCGACCGGCTCGGTGCCGATGGCCGGCAGGCCGCCCTTGCGCTGGCCTTGGAACGCGTGCGTGACCAGTTGTCGGCCGAAGACGCGACGCTGCTGGGTCCGGCCGGCCAGCCGCTGGCCAGCGTGGGCGTGCAGCGGGCTGCGCTGGCGCCGGAGCGGCCGCCGAGCGCCCTGCTGCGGCAGGCGCGCAGCCAGCGCATGGTGAGCCAGCTGGAGGGCCTGGACGACGACACCGGCCCGCCACGCATCCGGGTGCTGGCCTATGTGCCGTCGGCCAGCTTCACCTTGCTGACCGAAGACCGTTACCTGATGGTGACGCAGCTGCTGCCCGCCTCGCTGGCGGCCAATGCGCTGGCGGTGCAGAAGGCCTACCGCGAATACCAGCAGCGCTCGCTGGCCCGGGAGGGCCTGCGGAAGATGTACATCGGCACGCTCACCTTGTCGCTGTTCCTGGCCGTCTTTGGTGCCGTGCTGCTGGCGGTGACCCTGGGCAACCAGCTCGCGCGGCCGCTCTTGCTGCTGGCCGAAGGCGTGCGCCAGGTGGCCGCCGGGGACCTGACGCCCAAGCAGGTCTTTGCCTCGCGCGACGAACTGGGCGGCCTGACCCGTTCATTTGCCGACATGACACAGCAGCTGTCCGATGCGCGCGCCCTGGCACAGCACACGCTGAGCCAGCTCGAGGCGGCCAAGACCAATCTGCAGACCATCCTCGACAACCTGACGGCCGGTGTGATGGTGCTCGACCACGAGGGCCGCATTGCCTCCGTGAACCCCGGGGCCACGCGCATCCTGCGGCTGCCGGTGGGCGCCTATTGCGGGCGGCCCTTGTCCGACGTACCGAGCCTGGCCGACTTCGCTGGCGAGGTGGCGCGGTTGTTCAGCCTGCATGTGGCGGGCAACGACGCCGGCGAGCGTGACCAATGGCAGCAGTCCTTCGAGCTGCAGCCGCCGGCCGACGCGCTGCCCGAGCGCGGCCCCATCACGCTGCTGGTGCGGGGTGCCTGGCTGCCCCAGCAGGCGCAGCTGCTGGTGTTCGACGACATCACCGAGGTGGTGTCGGCCCAGCGCTCGATCGCCTGGGGCGAAGTGGCACGGCGCCTGGCGCACGAGATCAAGAACCCGCTCACACCCATCCAGCTGTCGGCCGAGCGGCTGCAGCTCAAGCTGGAAAGCAAGTTGACCGGCGCCGACCAGCAGATGCTCACCAAGTCGGTGACCACCATCGTCAACCAGGTGGGTGCCATGAAGCAGCTGGTCAACGAGTTCCGGGACTACGCCCGCCTGCCCAGTGCGATACTGAAGCCGCTGGACCTGAACGGGCTGGTGTCCGAAGTCATCTCGCTGTACGGCCACGCGGTGGAGTCCGGCCACCTGCACGCCGAACTGGGGGCCGGGCTGCCGATGATCCTGGGCGATGCCAGCCAGCTGCGGCAGGTGGTGCACAACCTGCTTCAGAATGCGCTCGACGCAGTGGCCGACCGCCCTGAAGGCCTGGTGCGCATCGTGACCGAGGCCACGCGCGGGGACGATGGTGGCTTGAAGGCCGTGCGGCTGGTGCTGTGCGACAACGGGCCGGGCTTTTCCGAGAAGGTATTGAAGCGGGCGTTCGAGCCCTATGTGACGAC
- a CDS encoding glutamate-5-semialdehyde dehydrogenase: MSATDIPTYMARLGEAARAAATLMAAASTAAKNQALLRLGALIGEQRALLQDENAKDIANAERNGLSAPMVDRLRLTDKVIAQMAENCVQVAALPDPVGEITNVRRRPTGISVGQMRVPVGVFGMIYESRPNVTIEASSLGIKSGNACVLRGGSEAIHSNLALWKLVQQALREAGLPAEGVQLIETTDREAVGRLIAMPEHVDLIIPRGGKSLIERISREAKVPVIKHLDGNCHVFVDASAGLELALAVTDNAKTQKYSPCNAAESLLVHRDIAPAFLPRIGAVFAAKGVEMRCDEGAARWLSGVAGARVVAATEQDWSEEYLAPVISVKVVDSLDEAIAHINRYGSHHTDAILTEHHSNAMRFLREVDSASVMVNASTRFADGFEYGLGAEIGISTDKFHARGPVGLEGLTSLKYVVFGQGEVRN, translated from the coding sequence ATGAGTGCCACCGACATCCCCACCTACATGGCCCGGCTGGGCGAGGCCGCCCGGGCGGCCGCCACGCTGATGGCGGCCGCGTCCACCGCTGCCAAGAACCAGGCCCTGCTGCGCCTGGGCGCGCTGATCGGCGAGCAGCGGGCGCTGTTGCAGGACGAGAACGCCAAGGACATCGCCAATGCGGAGCGCAACGGCCTGAGCGCGCCGATGGTCGACCGACTGCGCCTGACCGACAAGGTCATCGCCCAGATGGCCGAGAACTGCGTGCAAGTGGCCGCGCTGCCAGACCCGGTGGGCGAGATCACCAACGTGCGGCGTCGTCCCACCGGCATCTCGGTGGGGCAGATGCGGGTGCCGGTCGGCGTGTTCGGCATGATCTACGAGAGCCGGCCCAACGTCACCATCGAAGCCTCCTCGCTCGGCATCAAGAGCGGCAACGCCTGCGTGCTGCGGGGCGGCTCCGAAGCCATCCATTCCAACCTGGCGCTGTGGAAGCTGGTGCAGCAGGCGCTGCGCGAAGCCGGCCTGCCGGCCGAAGGCGTGCAGCTGATCGAGACCACCGACCGCGAGGCGGTGGGCCGGCTCATCGCGATGCCCGAGCATGTGGACCTCATCATCCCGCGCGGCGGCAAGTCGCTGATCGAGCGCATCAGCCGCGAAGCCAAGGTGCCGGTGATCAAGCACCTGGACGGCAACTGCCACGTCTTCGTCGATGCAAGCGCCGGGCTGGAGCTGGCCCTCGCGGTGACCGACAACGCCAAGACGCAGAAGTACAGCCCCTGCAATGCGGCCGAATCGCTGCTGGTGCACCGTGACATCGCGCCGGCCTTCCTGCCGCGCATCGGCGCAGTGTTTGCCGCCAAGGGCGTGGAGATGCGCTGCGACGAGGGCGCGGCCCGCTGGCTGTCCGGCGTGGCCGGTGCCCGGGTGGTGGCCGCCACCGAGCAGGACTGGTCCGAGGAGTACCTGGCGCCGGTGATCAGCGTGAAGGTGGTCGACAGCCTGGACGAAGCCATCGCCCACATCAACCGCTACGGCTCGCACCACACGGACGCCATCCTGACCGAGCACCATTCCAATGCCATGCGCTTCCTGCGCGAAGTGGACTCGGCCAGCGTGATGGTGAATGCCTCCACCCGCTTCGCCGACGGCTTCGAGTACGGCCTGGGCGCCGAGATCGGCATCTCCACCGACAAGTTCCATGCGCGCGGCCCGGTGGGCCTGGAAGGGCTCACTTCGCTGAAGTACGTGGTGTTTGGCCAGGGCGAAGTGCGGAACTGA
- a CDS encoding AEC family transporter has protein sequence MSSVVFFKLFAIFSVVALGWGAGRMKFFGGGEAARALSNAAFFLFAPALLFRTTARIDIATLPWSTLAAFFIPATAWMVALYLSQRGRPALPPAGPSVRALTATFGNTAQLGIPMAAALFGEQGLSVHLAIVSVHALTLLSVQTVLVELDVGRAAAREQGGRPRLARMLGQTVRNTVIHPVVLPVLAGLAWNLTGWTLAEPVDGVLAMLGEAVVPVCLVAIGMSLAHYGLRGSATTASALAAAKLLVMPALVLLAGYGVAGLRGLPLTVIVMAAALPTGSNALMFAQRYRALEAEATAAIVTSTLAFVLAAPLWLMLLAALPH, from the coding sequence ATGTCCAGCGTCGTTTTCTTCAAGCTGTTTGCCATCTTCTCGGTCGTCGCGCTCGGCTGGGGCGCCGGCCGCATGAAGTTCTTCGGCGGCGGCGAGGCGGCGCGCGCGCTCTCGAATGCGGCGTTCTTCCTGTTTGCGCCGGCGCTGCTGTTTCGCACCACCGCGCGCATCGACATCGCCACCCTGCCGTGGTCGACGCTGGCGGCATTCTTCATCCCTGCCACTGCATGGATGGTGGCCCTCTACCTCTCGCAGCGCGGGCGGCCCGCGCTGCCTCCGGCGGGCCCCAGCGTGCGTGCGCTCACGGCGACCTTCGGCAACACGGCCCAGCTCGGCATCCCGATGGCCGCGGCCCTGTTCGGCGAGCAGGGCCTGTCGGTGCACCTGGCCATCGTCAGCGTGCATGCGCTCACCCTGCTGTCGGTGCAGACGGTGCTGGTGGAGCTGGATGTGGGCCGGGCCGCGGCGCGCGAGCAGGGCGGTCGCCCCCGCCTGGCGCGCATGCTGGGGCAGACCGTGCGCAACACCGTGATCCACCCGGTGGTGCTGCCGGTGCTGGCCGGCCTGGCCTGGAACCTCACCGGCTGGACGCTGGCCGAGCCGGTGGATGGCGTGCTGGCCATGCTCGGCGAGGCGGTGGTGCCGGTCTGCCTGGTGGCCATCGGCATGTCGCTGGCGCACTATGGCCTGCGCGGCTCGGCCACCACCGCATCTGCACTGGCCGCGGCCAAGCTGCTGGTCATGCCGGCCCTGGTGCTGCTGGCCGGCTACGGGGTGGCTGGCCTGCGCGGGCTGCCGCTGACGGTCATCGTGATGGCCGCGGCCCTGCCCACCGGCAGCAACGCGCTGATGTTTGCGCAGCGCTACCGCGCGCTGGAGGCGGAGGCCACCGCCGCCATCGTGACGTCGACGCTGGCCTTCGTGCTGGCGGCCCCGCTGTGGCTGATGCTGCTGGCGGCCCTGCCGCATTGA
- the rsmB gene encoding 16S rRNA (cytosine(967)-C(5))-methyltransferase RsmB: MNVSPTSSSLPLSRLLGHTADAVRAVRSGASLNDALAACPAPARPGTQALSFQVMRGLGRAQALRAKLAKRAPPAWVDALLLTALALLCDSADAAAYAEHTLVDQAVEAVKQRERASAPFLNAVLRRFLRERSALMQATDADVVAAWNHPRWWVERLKRDWPQHWQGLLAANNERPPMTLRVHAGRGSAAAYLERLQQAGLSASVIGPQAIRLDEPCPVTRLPGFETGDVSVQDLAAQWAAPLLLGLAGEGGPAAVPAGARVLDACAAPGGKTAHLLELASLDLLAIDSDANRLARVADTLQRLQLRAELKAADARQPETWWDGRPFDAILMDAPCSAAGIVRRHPDVRWLRRDADIEQLARIQREMLEALWPLLKPGGRLLYCTCSVFKAEGQPQIDAFLQRHREARALPAPGHALPLRHNADVAAQPGPAAAPHDGFFYALLEKRPA, translated from the coding sequence GTGAACGTCTCCCCCACTTCGAGTTCCTTGCCCCTGTCGCGCCTGCTCGGCCACACCGCGGACGCGGTGCGTGCGGTGCGCAGCGGCGCCTCGCTCAACGACGCGCTGGCTGCCTGCCCGGCCCCCGCTCGCCCCGGCACGCAGGCCCTCAGCTTCCAGGTGATGCGCGGCCTGGGCCGTGCACAGGCGCTGCGGGCCAAGCTGGCCAAGCGGGCACCGCCCGCCTGGGTGGACGCGCTGCTGCTGACGGCGCTGGCCTTGCTGTGCGACAGCGCCGATGCCGCTGCCTATGCCGAGCACACCCTGGTGGACCAGGCGGTGGAGGCCGTCAAGCAGCGCGAACGCGCCAGCGCGCCTTTCCTGAATGCGGTGCTGCGGCGCTTCCTGCGCGAGCGGTCCGCGCTGATGCAGGCCACCGATGCCGACGTGGTGGCCGCCTGGAACCACCCGCGCTGGTGGGTCGAGCGCTTGAAGCGCGACTGGCCGCAGCACTGGCAGGGGCTGCTCGCCGCCAACAACGAGCGCCCGCCGATGACCTTGCGCGTGCATGCCGGCCGCGGCAGTGCTGCCGCCTACCTGGAGCGGCTGCAGCAGGCCGGCCTGTCGGCCAGCGTGATCGGCCCGCAAGCCATCCGGCTCGACGAACCCTGCCCGGTGACCCGGCTGCCTGGCTTCGAAACCGGCGACGTCTCGGTGCAGGACCTGGCGGCCCAATGGGCCGCGCCGCTGCTGCTCGGCCTGGCGGGCGAGGGCGGCCCGGCCGCCGTGCCCGCTGGCGCCCGTGTGCTGGACGCCTGCGCCGCGCCGGGCGGCAAGACGGCCCACCTGCTGGAGCTGGCTTCGCTGGACCTGCTGGCCATCGACAGCGATGCCAACCGCCTGGCCCGGGTGGCCGACACCCTGCAGCGCCTGCAGCTGCGGGCCGAGCTGAAGGCGGCCGACGCCCGCCAGCCCGAGACCTGGTGGGACGGCCGGCCCTTCGATGCCATCCTGATGGACGCGCCCTGCAGCGCGGCCGGCATCGTGCGGCGCCATCCGGATGTGCGCTGGCTGCGGCGCGATGCCGACATCGAGCAGCTGGCCCGCATCCAGCGCGAGATGCTGGAGGCCTTGTGGCCGCTGCTCAAGCCGGGCGGTCGCCTGCTGTACTGCACCTGTTCTGTCTTCAAGGCAGAAGGCCAGCCGCAGATCGACGCTTTTTTGCAACGGCATCGCGAGGCGCGTGCACTGCCCGCCCCGGGGCATGCGCTGCCCTTGCGACACAATGCCGACGTGGCTGCCCAACCGGGGCCGGCGGCCGCCCCGCACGACGGGTTCTTCTACGCCTTGCTCGAAAAGCGTCCCGCCTGA
- a CDS encoding DUF4390 domain-containing protein produces MRRDQRVAGCVSPAVAPAADRIVAAARGGWPGMAAWLAWALALLLTVLPGPVAAAGIDLHEVEVGRGEDGLLIGFSARFELPRAVEDALMKGVPLHFVAEASTWRSRWYWRDQRIARQSRSWRLAYQPLMRRYRVNFGSLHQQYESLAEALAAVQRVSRWKIADVSQLEPGERHYIELAYRLDTTQLPRPFQIGIGGQAEWNLSAESTVVIDDPT; encoded by the coding sequence GTGCGTCGCGATCAACGGGTTGCCGGCTGTGTTTCTCCCGCTGTCGCGCCGGCAGCGGACCGCATCGTGGCGGCTGCGCGCGGGGGCTGGCCCGGCATGGCGGCCTGGCTCGCATGGGCGCTGGCCCTGCTCCTCACCGTCTTGCCCGGCCCCGTGGCGGCGGCCGGCATCGACTTGCACGAGGTGGAAGTCGGCCGTGGCGAGGACGGCCTGCTGATCGGCTTCAGCGCCCGCTTCGAGTTGCCGCGTGCGGTCGAAGACGCGTTGATGAAGGGCGTGCCCCTGCATTTCGTGGCCGAGGCCAGCACCTGGCGCTCGCGCTGGTATTGGCGCGACCAGCGCATCGCCCGGCAGAGCCGCTCCTGGCGCCTGGCCTACCAGCCGCTGATGCGGCGCTACCGGGTCAATTTCGGCAGCCTGCACCAGCAGTACGAATCGCTGGCCGAGGCGCTGGCGGCAGTGCAGCGGGTCAGCCGGTGGAAAATCGCGGACGTGTCGCAGCTCGAACCCGGTGAGCGGCATTACATCGAGCTGGCCTACCGGCTCGACACCACCCAGCTGCCGCGGCCCTTCCAGATCGGCATCGGCGGCCAGGCCGAGTGGAACCTCTCGGCCGAGAGCACCGTCGTGATCGACGACCCGACCTGA
- the queC gene encoding 7-cyano-7-deazaguanine synthase QueC: MQVQDPRKALVLFSGGQDSTACLAWALARYAQVETLGFDYGQRHRIELDCRPRVLDALRQAFPHWAGRLGPDHLLDLALLGQISDTALTSERAIEMAQNGLPNTFVPGRNLLFLNFAATLAYRRGASVLVGGMCETDYSGYPDCRDNTLKALQVALSLGLDQPMVIETPLMWLDKAQTWALTDALGGQALNDLIVEQTHTCYLGERGQRHRWGYGCGHCPSCELRRRGHDAWLAGQARLPGPPDDAATGQP, from the coding sequence ATGCAAGTGCAAGACCCCCGCAAGGCCCTGGTGCTCTTCTCCGGTGGCCAGGACTCCACTGCCTGCCTGGCCTGGGCGCTGGCCCGCTATGCGCAGGTCGAGACCCTGGGCTTCGACTATGGCCAGCGCCACCGCATCGAGCTGGATTGCCGCCCGCGGGTGCTCGACGCGCTGCGGCAGGCCTTTCCGCACTGGGCCGGACGGCTGGGCCCCGACCACCTGCTCGACCTGGCCTTGCTGGGGCAGATCAGCGACACCGCGCTGACCTCGGAGCGCGCCATCGAGATGGCGCAGAACGGCCTGCCCAACACCTTCGTGCCCGGGCGCAACCTGCTGTTCCTCAACTTCGCGGCGACGCTGGCCTACCGCCGGGGCGCCAGCGTGTTGGTGGGCGGCATGTGCGAGACCGACTATTCCGGCTATCCGGATTGCCGCGACAACACGCTCAAGGCCCTGCAGGTGGCCCTCAGCCTGGGGCTGGACCAGCCGATGGTGATCGAGACCCCGCTGATGTGGCTGGACAAGGCGCAGACCTGGGCCCTCACCGATGCGCTGGGCGGGCAGGCGCTGAACGACCTGATCGTCGAGCAGACCCACACCTGCTACCTCGGCGAGCGCGGCCAGCGCCACCGCTGGGGCTATGGCTGCGGCCACTGCCCGTCGTGCGAGTTGCGCCGGCGCGGGCACGATGCCTGGCTGGCAGGCCAGGCCCGCTTGCCCGGGCCGCCGGACGACGCAGCCACTGGCCAGCCCTGA
- a CDS encoding M48 family metalloprotease, with protein MRFRDHQDQAQAATRRLLLLFAAVLVLLVLAVNGVLALIYRLSFPWAADWPRFFFETNTGLVLLFVLGGCWFEMLRLREGGAHVARLAGGRCISEPEGRPGDLYEKRLLNVVDELAIACNVQPPQVWVLHREDAINAFAAGWQVDDAVVAVTRGALERLTRDELQGVVAHEFSHLVHGDTRLNMRLIGLVWGLQMIYTFGHSLVEPDERGHRSLAVFFGAGLMAVGSLGWLAGRLLKAAVSRQREFLADASAVKFTRSVQGIGGALRKIADQAWRRQDRLRNVQAESLSHLFFVSRLRWGSLDSHPPLQERIRRIYGHAVDPLPARQLAPQDDDAPDTQPMQQGVVLSFAAGVARRVSAEVVQAAAAATPPEAERHDAVQRAALDPAADTRQAALGRAGYWQGPMERRAAVLALLLTPGNMAELKAWQQETDGFAGAAAVFADVERLGDASRMPVFEQLLQRSAAAPVAERRALLEAARRIMGADGHASPLDRLRWLVMRHLLAGPTPRALAAGGDQDIEPLAEPISVLTAFLARVVAADALLQLPPSEAPPWYRAVWRGLMGDRPMPAWRLPDGDALVQAVHQAGRLKAVQRPVLLCTWCELAVQLAPQGRLDAASADALRAMAVLLDSPLPPLLAAQYQELEGR; from the coding sequence ATGCGTTTCCGCGACCACCAGGACCAGGCGCAGGCAGCCACACGCCGCCTGCTGCTGCTGTTCGCGGCCGTGCTGGTGCTGCTGGTGCTGGCCGTCAATGGCGTGCTGGCGCTGATCTACCGCCTCAGCTTCCCGTGGGCAGCCGACTGGCCCCGCTTCTTCTTCGAGACCAACACCGGCCTGGTGCTGCTGTTCGTGCTCGGCGGTTGCTGGTTCGAGATGCTGAGGCTGCGCGAAGGCGGCGCCCATGTGGCCCGGCTGGCCGGCGGGCGCTGCATCAGCGAGCCCGAGGGCCGGCCTGGCGACCTCTACGAGAAGCGGCTGCTCAATGTGGTGGACGAGCTGGCCATCGCCTGCAATGTGCAGCCACCCCAGGTGTGGGTGCTGCACCGGGAGGACGCCATCAACGCCTTCGCCGCGGGCTGGCAGGTCGACGACGCGGTGGTGGCCGTCACCCGCGGCGCGCTGGAGCGCCTGACGCGCGACGAGCTGCAGGGCGTCGTGGCCCACGAGTTCAGCCACCTGGTGCACGGCGACACCCGGCTCAACATGCGCCTCATCGGCCTGGTGTGGGGCCTGCAGATGATCTACACCTTCGGCCATTCGCTGGTGGAGCCGGATGAGCGCGGCCATCGCAGCCTGGCGGTGTTCTTCGGTGCTGGCCTGATGGCGGTCGGCTCGCTCGGCTGGCTGGCGGGCCGGTTGTTGAAGGCGGCGGTGTCGCGGCAGCGCGAGTTCCTGGCCGATGCCTCGGCCGTCAAGTTCACACGCAGCGTGCAGGGCATCGGCGGGGCCTTGCGCAAGATCGCCGACCAGGCCTGGCGCCGTCAGGACCGCCTGCGCAACGTGCAGGCGGAAAGCCTGTCGCATCTCTTTTTCGTCTCCCGCCTCCGCTGGGGCAGCCTGGACAGCCACCCGCCCTTGCAGGAGCGCATTCGCCGCATCTACGGCCATGCGGTCGATCCGCTGCCGGCACGCCAGCTGGCACCCCAGGACGACGATGCACCCGACACGCAGCCGATGCAGCAGGGGGTGGTGCTGTCCTTCGCAGCCGGCGTGGCGCGCCGGGTGTCTGCCGAGGTGGTGCAGGCGGCGGCTGCCGCCACGCCGCCCGAGGCCGAGCGCCACGACGCGGTGCAGCGTGCCGCGCTGGACCCAGCGGCCGACACGCGGCAGGCCGCCCTCGGCCGCGCCGGCTACTGGCAGGGGCCGATGGAGCGCCGCGCCGCCGTGCTGGCCCTGCTGCTGACCCCCGGCAACATGGCCGAGCTGAAGGCCTGGCAGCAGGAGACCGACGGCTTCGCGGGGGCTGCGGCCGTGTTCGCCGATGTCGAGCGGCTGGGCGATGCGAGCCGCATGCCGGTGTTCGAGCAACTGCTGCAGCGCAGCGCCGCCGCACCGGTGGCCGAGCGCCGTGCCCTGCTGGAGGCGGCGCGCCGCATCATGGGCGCCGATGGCCATGCGAGTCCGCTTGACCGGCTGCGCTGGCTGGTGATGCGCCATTTGCTGGCCGGGCCGACCCCGCGCGCCCTGGCTGCCGGCGGCGACCAGGACATCGAGCCCCTGGCCGAGCCGATCTCCGTGTTGACCGCCTTCCTGGCCCGCGTGGTCGCGGCCGACGCCCTGCTGCAGCTGCCGCCGTCCGAGGCGCCGCCCTGGTACCGCGCCGTGTGGCGCGGCCTGATGGGCGACCGGCCGATGCCCGCCTGGCGCCTGCCCGACGGTGACGCGCTGGTGCAGGCGGTGCACCAGGCCGGCCGCCTGAAGGCCGTGCAGCGGCCGGTGCTGCTGTGCACCTGGTGCGAGCTGGCGGTGCAGCTCGCACCGCAAGGCCGGCTCGATGCGGCCAGCGCCGATGCGCTGCGCGCGATGGCCGTGCTGCTCGACAGCCCCTTGCCGCCGCTGCTGGCAGCCCAATACCAGGAGCTGGAGGGGCGCTGA
- a CDS encoding LemA family protein — translation MSTTQMVAWVVVAVLFFWGVGAYNRLVRLRNAIANAYAQIDVQLKRRYDLIPNLVETAKKYIAHERETLEAVIAARNQARAAADQVRARPTGRGPVGALMVAEQALQGSLGRLMAVVENYPELKGDQTLRELSEELTSTENKVAFARQSFNDAALDYNNAAQQFPTTLIAGLFGFTPAGMLQSTTGEAERQAVRVQF, via the coding sequence ATGAGCACGACGCAGATGGTGGCCTGGGTGGTGGTGGCTGTGCTGTTTTTTTGGGGAGTGGGCGCCTACAACCGGCTGGTGCGCTTGCGCAATGCGATTGCCAATGCCTACGCGCAGATCGACGTCCAGCTCAAGCGCCGCTACGACTTGATTCCCAACCTGGTGGAAACCGCCAAGAAGTACATCGCGCATGAACGCGAGACGCTGGAGGCGGTGATCGCCGCCCGCAACCAGGCCCGCGCCGCGGCCGACCAGGTGCGCGCCCGGCCCACCGGCCGCGGCCCGGTGGGTGCCCTCATGGTGGCCGAGCAGGCGCTGCAGGGCAGCCTGGGGCGCCTGATGGCAGTGGTCGAGAACTACCCCGAGCTCAAGGGCGACCAGACGCTGCGCGAGCTGTCCGAGGAGCTCACCAGCACCGAGAACAAGGTGGCCTTCGCGCGGCAGTCCTTCAACGATGCGGCGCTCGACTACAACAACGCCGCCCAGCAGTTCCCCACCACGCTGATCGCCGGCCTGTTCGGCTTCACTCCGGCGGGCATGCTGCAGTCCACCACTGGCGAGGCCGAGCGCCAGGCGGTGCGGGTGCAGTTCTAG